One window of Pandoraea oxalativorans genomic DNA carries:
- a CDS encoding plasmid pRiA4b ORF-3 family protein, protein MAKSFQRFTLHVQLEHIEPPIWRRIEVEGTESLRKLHHILQAAFGWEDAHPYSFVVDGTTYARPDVDDMPHSADPPTLADDRKVRLHKILKPGAQLRYWYDFGDGWEHAIFVETMATIESEPWGAAQIVEGARACPPEDVGGPPGYEAFLRALRHDPQGDEAAQYRSWVGPGFDAEQFDLRAANATLRRMAANRWGKQ, encoded by the coding sequence ATGGCGAAATCGTTTCAGCGCTTTACCCTACACGTTCAGCTTGAGCATATCGAGCCACCGATCTGGCGCCGCATCGAGGTGGAAGGCACCGAGTCGCTGCGCAAACTGCACCACATTCTGCAAGCGGCCTTTGGCTGGGAAGATGCCCACCCGTACAGCTTCGTGGTGGACGGCACGACGTATGCGAGGCCCGACGTTGATGACATGCCGCACTCTGCAGATCCCCCCACCCTGGCCGATGACCGCAAAGTGCGACTGCACAAGATCCTCAAACCCGGCGCGCAGCTGCGCTATTGGTACGACTTCGGAGACGGCTGGGAGCACGCCATCTTCGTTGAGACAATGGCAACCATCGAGAGCGAGCCATGGGGCGCGGCCCAGATCGTGGAGGGGGCGCGCGCCTGCCCGCCGGAGGATGTCGGCGGCCCGCCAGGTTACGAAGCGTTCCTGCGCGCGCTACGCCACGATCCGCAGGGCGACGAGGCAGCCCAATACCGCAGCTGGGTGGGTCCCGGCTTCGACGCCGAACAGTTCGATCTGCGTGCCGCCAATGCCACATTGCGCCGCATGGCGGCCAACCGTTGGGGCAAACAGTAA
- a CDS encoding IS3 family transposase (programmed frameshift): MKKSRFTDSQILEALKRAEAGLAVPELCRELGISSATFYKWRSKYGGMDASMMSRMKELEAENTRLRKMYIEEKLKAEIASEAPAKKVLKPSRRREMAKQVVQQRRVSIRVACAVLGISESCYRYAAKLNTENEEIADWLLRITGCHRNWGFLLCYFYLRNVKGFGWNHKRIYRIYRELELNLRIKPKKRLVRETPQPLSVPEAINEVWSMDFMHDQLVDGRSIRTLNVIDDFNREALGIEVDFSLPSERVIRTLKQHMEWRGKPKVIRCDNGPEYLSAAIVTWTQKQGIRLEYIEPGKPQQNAYIERFNRTARYEWLSQYLWEDLEQVREAAADWMWIYNHERPNMALGGFTPKQRLAMVA; encoded by the exons ATGAAGAAGTCGAGATTCACGGACAGCCAGATACTGGAGGCGCTCAAGCGCGCGGAGGCTGGGCTGGCGGTGCCGGAGCTGTGCCGAGAACTGGGCATCAGTTCGGCAACGTTTTATAAGTGGCGCTCGAAGTACGGCGGCATGGACGCGTCGATGATGTCGCGCATGAAGGAGCTGGAGGCGGAGAATACCCGGCTTCGCAAGATGTACATCGAGGAGAAGCTCAAGGCTGAGATTGCCTCGGAGGCCC CTGCAAAAAAAGTTCTGAAGCCATCTCGTCGGCGCGAGATGGCAAAGCAAGTTGTGCAACAGCGGCGCGTGTCAATTCGTGTGGCGTGCGCGGTGCTCGGCATCAGCGAGTCGTGCTACCGGTACGCGGCGAAGTTGAACACGGAGAACGAAGAGATTGCCGACTGGCTACTGCGTATTACGGGCTGCCATCGCAACTGGGGTTTTCTGCTGTGCTACTTCTACCTGCGTAATGTGAAGGGATTCGGCTGGAACCACAAGCGCATTTACCGAATTTACCGGGAGCTGGAGCTGAACCTGCGCATCAAGCCGAAAAAGCGGCTGGTGCGCGAAACGCCGCAGCCGCTATCGGTACCGGAGGCCATCAATGAAGTGTGGTCGATGGACTTCATGCATGACCAACTGGTTGACGGGCGCAGTATCCGGACGCTGAACGTGATTGATGATTTCAACCGCGAGGCGCTGGGCATCGAGGTGGATTTCTCGTTGCCATCCGAGCGGGTGATTCGCACGCTGAAGCAGCATATGGAATGGCGAGGCAAGCCGAAGGTCATCCGGTGCGACAACGGCCCGGAATATTTGAGTGCGGCCATCGTGACATGGACGCAGAAGCAAGGCATCCGGCTGGAATACATCGAGCCGGGCAAGCCGCAGCAGAATGCGTATATCGAACGGTTCAACCGGACTGCGCGATACGAATGGCTGTCGCAGTACCTGTGGGAGGACCTGGAGCAGGTTCGCGAAGCGGCGGCCGACTGGATGTGGATTTACAATCACGAGCGCCCGAATATGGCATTGGGCGGTTTTACCCCGAAGCAGCGGCTTGCCATGGTCGCTTAG
- a CDS encoding IS256 family transposase: protein MPRKPKTPPVELPAIPAELLEQFGNGPMTAEAIHAATLALKKALIERALGGELNHHLGYAPGAAKPASVTNQRNGKGAKTVLTEGGPIRIGVPRDRDGSFEPLLIPKHERRFTGFDDKIVAMYARGMTVREIQGFVLEQYGTEVSPEFISSVTDEVMAEVTAWQARPLEPMYPVVFFDALRVKIREDAVVRNKAIYLALGILPDGTRDILGLWIENTEGAKFWMKVFNDLKTRGVGDILIAVTDGLKGMPEALAAVFPATTLQTCIVHLIRNSLDYASWKDRKGLAAAIKPIYTAPSAEAALAELDAFSQGPWGQKFPPVSAAWRNAWDRVIPFFAFPPAVRRVIYTTNAIENINSQLRKIIKTRGHFPTDDAATKLIWLALRNITADWGRAAQDWKTAMNQFAILYEDRFVRPSV, encoded by the coding sequence ATGCCTCGCAAACCGAAGACCCCGCCGGTAGAGCTACCGGCAATTCCCGCTGAATTGCTTGAACAATTCGGTAACGGCCCGATGACGGCCGAAGCCATCCACGCCGCGACGCTTGCGCTCAAGAAGGCGCTCATAGAACGCGCGCTGGGGGGCGAGCTCAATCACCATCTCGGCTACGCGCCTGGCGCGGCCAAACCGGCCAGCGTGACCAATCAGCGCAATGGCAAAGGCGCCAAGACGGTTCTGACTGAAGGCGGCCCGATTCGCATCGGGGTGCCCCGCGACCGTGATGGCAGCTTCGAACCACTGTTGATCCCCAAACACGAACGACGCTTTACAGGCTTCGACGACAAGATAGTCGCCATGTACGCCCGGGGTATGACCGTGCGCGAGATTCAGGGCTTTGTTCTGGAGCAGTACGGCACCGAGGTCTCGCCCGAGTTCATCAGCTCAGTCACTGACGAAGTGATGGCTGAAGTCACGGCGTGGCAGGCTCGGCCACTTGAGCCGATGTATCCGGTCGTGTTCTTCGACGCGCTGCGCGTGAAGATCCGCGAGGATGCCGTCGTGCGTAACAAGGCCATTTATCTCGCGCTGGGCATTCTGCCCGACGGCACGCGCGACATCCTGGGCCTGTGGATCGAGAACACCGAGGGGGCCAAGTTCTGGATGAAAGTGTTCAACGATCTGAAAACGCGCGGCGTGGGCGACATCCTGATTGCTGTGACTGACGGCCTCAAAGGCATGCCCGAGGCGTTAGCCGCGGTGTTTCCAGCGACGACGTTGCAAACGTGCATCGTCCACCTGATCCGCAACAGTTTGGATTACGCGAGCTGGAAGGATCGTAAGGGGCTGGCCGCCGCAATCAAGCCGATCTATACGGCACCAAGCGCCGAGGCGGCTCTGGCCGAATTGGACGCATTTTCCCAAGGGCCGTGGGGCCAGAAATTCCCGCCGGTCAGTGCCGCGTGGCGCAATGCCTGGGATCGTGTCATTCCGTTCTTCGCGTTCCCGCCCGCTGTGCGCCGGGTGATCTACACAACGAACGCTATTGAGAACATCAACTCGCAGCTTCGCAAGATCATCAAGACCCGAGGCCATTTCCCAACCGATGATGCGGCAACAAAGCTGATCTGGCTGGCGCTGCGTAACATCACCGCAGATTGGGGCCGCGCCGCTCAAGATTGGAAGACAGCTATGAACCAATTCGCTATCCTTTACGAGGATCGTTTCGTCCGGCCATCCGTGTAA
- the tnpB gene encoding IS66 family insertion sequence element accessory protein TnpB (TnpB, as the term is used for proteins encoded by IS66 family insertion elements, is considered an accessory protein, since TnpC, encoded by a neighboring gene, is a DDE family transposase.), translating to MLARVVTVFGAARPHHAYLFANRHSTRMKVLVYDGLGFWLAARRLNKGRFVWGNGEYDLVNALNAEQLHALVCGLPWQTLAADHAITVV from the coding sequence ATCCTCGCCCGCGTGGTCACCGTGTTCGGCGCGGCCAGGCCACACCACGCCTACCTGTTTGCTAACCGACACTCGACACGTATGAAGGTGTTGGTCTACGACGGCCTGGGGTTCTGGCTCGCCGCGCGCCGCTTGAACAAAGGGCGCTTCGTGTGGGGCAACGGCGAGTATGACCTCGTCAACGCGCTAAACGCGGAACAGCTGCACGCGCTCGTGTGCGGACTCCCCTGGCAAACGCTCGCGGCGGATCACGCGATTACCGTCGTGTAA
- a CDS encoding plasmid pRiA4b ORF-3 family protein, giving the protein MVHPLRPAVRRVKAPVPDYVLRVELKYIKPAIWRRIIVPGSIRLGKLHVVLLLAMGWEGGHLHEFVFGETNYGEPDDFGFESDPPMLNEARVTLAKALGGLKSFTYVYDYGDNWQHRIKVEKALTPDPDMRRPLCLDGQNACPPEDVGGVPGYADFLEAITDPTHEEHDHFLERCGGSFDPAAFDLVLTNQRLSEVKL; this is encoded by the coding sequence ATGGTCCACCCCCTCAGACCTGCTGTGCGCCGAGTCAAGGCGCCAGTGCCCGATTACGTACTGCGCGTTGAGCTGAAGTACATCAAGCCTGCGATTTGGCGCCGAATCATCGTTCCCGGTTCGATCCGGCTGGGCAAGCTGCATGTCGTGCTACTGCTGGCCATGGGCTGGGAGGGCGGGCACCTGCACGAATTCGTCTTCGGCGAAACCAACTATGGTGAACCGGATGACTTCGGGTTCGAGAGCGATCCGCCAATGCTCAATGAAGCACGGGTCACGCTGGCGAAGGCGCTGGGCGGGTTGAAGTCATTCACCTACGTCTACGATTACGGGGACAACTGGCAGCATCGGATCAAGGTCGAGAAGGCGCTGACGCCTGATCCAGACATGCGCCGGCCGCTGTGCCTGGACGGGCAGAATGCGTGTCCACCGGAAGACGTCGGTGGAGTTCCAGGATATGCCGACTTCCTCGAAGCGATCACCGATCCGACGCACGAGGAACACGACCACTTCCTCGAGAGGTGTGGCGGCAGCTTCGATCCCGCCGCTTTCGATCTCGTGCTGACGAATCAGCGGCTCTCAGAGGTCAAGCTCTGA
- the tnpC gene encoding IS66 family transposase codes for MPASHLPDDIPALKRIVASRDETIAQLLAEISRLKRWQYGRSSERMTELMDQLQLALGELPAAESAMTATSKVPDADTAADTSATTNVVPLRRKSRHFPAHLPRETVVHAPSNCGCPECGKQMRALGEDVSEVLDYVPGYFKVLRHVRPKLSCPRCAAVVQEPAPSRPIARSMAGAGLLAQVVVAKYADHTPLYRQAGIYRRAGIELDRATLASWVREAAALLQPLSDALGRYVRDADKIHTDDTPMPVLEPGRGKTRTARLWTYVRDDRPAGSRAPPAVWYRYSPDRKGERPREHLAGYTGILQADAFSGYDALYRDGTVIEAGCWAHARRKFYDLYKLDSSPIAEEALRRIGALYVVEREVRGQTPDVRLSARQQRSAPLLTELKAWLEHSLSQVSTKSGLAKAIRYSLGHWHALTHYCEDGRVEVDNNTAERAIRPLVLGRRNYLFAGSDGGGESAAVIYSLIGTARLNGFDPFAYLRTVFERIADHPINRIDELLPWSLMSAEHVEQHAA; via the coding sequence ATGCCAGCTAGCCATCTGCCCGATGACATCCCCGCACTCAAGCGAATCGTTGCTTCGCGCGACGAGACCATCGCACAGTTGCTGGCCGAGATCTCGCGACTCAAGCGTTGGCAGTATGGGCGGTCATCGGAGCGCATGACCGAACTGATGGACCAGTTGCAGCTCGCGCTCGGTGAACTGCCCGCTGCTGAATCGGCCATGACCGCGACGTCGAAGGTGCCCGATGCTGATACGGCTGCTGATACATCAGCCACAACGAACGTTGTCCCGCTGCGCCGCAAGTCGCGGCACTTCCCTGCCCATCTTCCTCGCGAAACGGTTGTGCATGCGCCGTCAAACTGCGGATGCCCGGAGTGCGGCAAACAGATGCGAGCACTCGGCGAGGACGTCTCGGAGGTGCTCGACTATGTGCCCGGCTACTTCAAGGTACTGCGTCACGTCCGTCCGAAGCTGAGCTGCCCGCGCTGTGCCGCAGTCGTGCAGGAGCCGGCACCTTCGCGGCCGATAGCACGCTCGATGGCGGGTGCGGGGCTGCTCGCACAGGTCGTCGTCGCGAAGTACGCTGACCATACGCCGCTCTACCGGCAGGCCGGCATCTATCGACGCGCGGGCATCGAACTGGATCGGGCAACACTGGCTTCGTGGGTGCGTGAAGCAGCTGCGCTGCTGCAACCGCTGTCCGATGCACTTGGTCGTTACGTGCGCGATGCAGACAAGATCCATACCGACGACACGCCCATGCCTGTGCTGGAGCCGGGGCGTGGCAAGACACGCACGGCGCGCCTGTGGACCTATGTGCGCGATGACCGCCCGGCAGGAAGCCGTGCGCCACCAGCAGTCTGGTACAGGTACTCACCCGACCGCAAAGGGGAGCGACCTCGGGAACATCTGGCGGGCTACACGGGAATCCTGCAGGCAGATGCCTTCAGCGGGTATGACGCCCTGTATCGTGACGGCACGGTCATCGAGGCCGGATGCTGGGCGCATGCGCGGCGCAAGTTCTACGACCTGTACAAGCTGGACAGCTCACCGATTGCCGAAGAAGCACTGCGCCGCATCGGGGCGCTATATGTTGTTGAACGCGAGGTTCGCGGCCAGACGCCGGACGTGCGCCTGTCTGCGCGTCAGCAACGCTCGGCACCGTTGCTCACCGAGCTGAAGGCTTGGCTCGAACACTCGCTCTCACAGGTCTCGACGAAGTCGGGGTTGGCCAAGGCGATCAGATACTCGCTGGGGCACTGGCACGCACTCACACACTATTGCGAAGACGGGCGCGTCGAGGTGGACAACAATACGGCGGAGCGTGCGATCAGGCCGCTGGTCCTCGGCAGGCGCAATTATCTGTTCGCAGGCTCAGACGGCGGCGGCGAAAGCGCGGCGGTGATCTACAGCCTGATCGGTACTGCACGCCTGAACGGCTTCGATCCGTTTGCGTACCTGCGCACGGTGTTTGAGCGCATCGCCGATCATCCCATCAACCGCATCGACGAGTTGCTGCCGTGGAGCCTGATGTCAGCCGAACACGTCGAGCAGCACGCCGCCTGA
- the tnpB gene encoding IS66 family insertion sequence element accessory protein TnpB (TnpB, as the term is used for proteins encoded by IS66 family insertion elements, is considered an accessory protein, since TnpC, encoded by a neighboring gene, is a DDE family transposase.): protein MIAPPSGTRVWLAAGITDMRRGMDGLAALVQSALGRDPFSGHIFLFRGRRGDLIKILWWSGDGMNLYAKRLERGRFVWPQADSGTVHLSAAQLSMLLEGIDWRHPERTWQPTHAA, encoded by the coding sequence ATGATTGCGCCGCCAAGCGGTACCCGCGTTTGGCTGGCAGCGGGCATTACCGATATGCGCCGTGGCATGGATGGGCTTGCCGCACTGGTGCAGTCAGCACTCGGACGTGACCCCTTCTCGGGGCACATCTTCCTGTTTCGCGGGCGTCGCGGTGACCTCATCAAGATTTTATGGTGGAGCGGCGACGGCATGAACCTGTACGCGAAACGACTCGAGCGCGGACGCTTCGTGTGGCCACAAGCGGATTCAGGAACGGTCCATCTATCTGCCGCCCAACTGTCGATGCTGCTCGAGGGGATTGATTGGCGGCATCCCGAGCGGACGTGGCAGCCGACGCACGCGGCGTAA
- the tnpA gene encoding IS66-like element accessory protein TnpA — protein sequence MVGTTLDTRNVKPSNRKGRPNYTPEYRRQVAVAACEPGISVAKLAQVHGLNSNMVFKWRRQLRAGLFEGTGHSTAVLLPVALPDAPSGERAEPVSPALQSVEPHRESVPAASGIEIELNGARVRVTGMVDPVQLRLVLRCLMPA from the coding sequence GTGGTGGGGACTACTTTGGACACACGGAATGTAAAGCCTTCGAACCGTAAAGGCAGACCGAATTACACACCAGAGTACCGACGGCAAGTTGCCGTCGCGGCATGCGAGCCGGGTATTTCGGTGGCCAAGCTCGCGCAGGTGCACGGGCTGAATTCGAATATGGTGTTCAAGTGGCGTCGGCAACTGCGAGCGGGACTTTTTGAAGGGACGGGGCACAGCACAGCGGTGTTGCTGCCCGTAGCGCTACCTGATGCACCGAGCGGCGAGAGAGCAGAACCGGTGTCGCCCGCTCTACAGTCTGTCGAGCCACATCGCGAGAGCGTGCCGGCAGCATCGGGCATCGAAATTGAACTAAACGGTGCCCGTGTACGTGTCACGGGCATGGTCGACCCCGTGCAGTTGCGCCTCGTGCTGCGCTGCCTGATGCCAGCATGA
- a CDS encoding IS3 family transposase (programmed frameshift), whose translation MGKYTDQAKLAAVRDYCSGEAGLKAVAQRHSVNVSSLRQWIAGYRAHGEEGVRTKKRIPTNFSAEFKLSVLKRMREEGLSQRQTAALFNIRRFNVIGEWEDKFNQGGPKALGRVPRERRKTMSKASSDQAKQPNSDHDRSRQDLIDELKSLRMENAYPKKARGLGSGECSATAKERTLIVLELRQHYPLAGLLQLAGLARSTFYYQQRTLQRNDKYADLKLKIRELFDRHKGRYGYRRITAAVRRGGDLVNHKTVRRLMVQLQLRCRVRVKKYRSYKGQLGHVAPNDLARQFYANRPNEKWVTDVTEFNVGGRKLYLSPVLDLFNGEIVSYEMSSRPLFGMVGGMLKKAFSRLKVDDRPMLHSDQGWQYKMPEYRRLLDAHAAKQSMSRKGNCLDNAAMESFFGTLKSELYYLETFRSVEELQAGIDHYIRYYNHDRIKLKLKGLSPVEYRIRFA comes from the exons ATGGGAAAATACACGGATCAAGCCAAGTTGGCGGCCGTTAGAGATTACTGCAGCGGCGAGGCCGGCCTAAAAGCGGTTGCCCAACGGCATAGCGTCAATGTTTCATCGTTGCGTCAATGGATTGCCGGCTATCGGGCTCATGGTGAAGAAGGCGTGCGAACGAAGAAGCGGATTCCCACGAATTTCAGTGCTGAATTCAAACTTTCGGTGCTGAAGCGGATGCGCGAAGAAGGCTTGTCGCAGCGTCAAACTGCAGCACTGTTCAACATCCGCCGCTTCAACGTGATTGGCGAGTGGGAAGATAAATTCAATCAAGGCGGTCCGAAAGCTCTCGGGCGAGTGCCCAGAGAGCGCCGCAAGACGATGTCAAAAGCCTCCTCTGACCAAGCAAAGCAACCGAATTCCGACCATGACCGCAGTCGACAGGATCTGATCGACGAGCTCAAGAGTCTCCGAATGGAGAATGCATATC CTAAAAAAGCTCGAGGCCTTGGTTCGGGCGAATGCTCGGCAACCGCAAAAGAGCGGACGCTGATCGTGCTTGAGCTGAGGCAACATTACCCGCTTGCCGGTCTGCTGCAGCTAGCCGGCCTTGCCCGCAGCACGTTCTACTATCAGCAAAGGACGTTGCAGCGAAATGACAAATATGCCGACTTGAAGTTGAAGATTCGGGAGTTGTTTGACCGGCACAAAGGGCGTTATGGCTATCGTCGTATCACGGCTGCTGTCCGCCGTGGTGGTGACCTCGTGAATCACAAGACGGTTCGCCGACTGATGGTGCAGCTTCAGTTGCGATGCCGGGTACGAGTGAAGAAATACCGTTCCTACAAAGGTCAACTCGGACACGTTGCCCCAAACGACCTGGCGCGTCAGTTTTATGCCAATCGGCCAAATGAAAAGTGGGTGACAGATGTGACCGAGTTCAACGTGGGCGGTCGGAAACTGTACCTGTCTCCCGTGCTAGATCTCTTCAATGGCGAAATCGTTTCGTACGAGATGTCCTCTCGACCACTTTTCGGCATGGTTGGCGGGATGCTCAAGAAAGCCTTTAGCAGGTTGAAAGTTGATGACCGGCCGATGCTGCATTCGGACCAGGGCTGGCAATACAAAATGCCCGAATATCGGCGGCTGCTTGACGCACACGCGGCGAAGCAAAGCATGTCGCGAAAAGGTAATTGCCTTGATAATGCCGCGATGGAAAGCTTCTTCGGCACGTTAAAGTCGGAGCTTTATTACCTGGAGACATTCCGCAGCGTAGAGGAGCTGCAAGCAGGCATTGATCACTACATCCGGTACTACAATCACGATCGGATCAAGCTGAAGCTCAAAGGCCTAAGCCCCGTCGAATACCGGATTCGCTTCGCGTGA
- a CDS encoding IS110 family transposase, which yields MKEEPAISGYRNVVGGVDTHKDVHVAAVVDEHDRLLGSECFPTTRHGYKQMLLWMRSFGELARVGVECTGSYGAGLLRYLQLAHVTVLEVTAPDRSDRRKRGKDDTLDACNAAHAAFAGVRTVTPKTRDGMIESLRVLKVCRKTAISARRVALQLIHSTIISAPDELRESLRKMTRMQLIRTLAAWRPDLSDYRSLISANRIALKSLGRRYLELHDEIADLDVMIAALVDELAPDLVSRYSIGYESASQLLLTAGDNSDRLQSEASFAALCGVSPVPASSGKVTRHRLNRGGDRAANSALHIIAIGRLRTDDRTKAYVAKRVSEGHSKLEAIRCLKRYIAREVFYAIRQRYRQIAQTQFTS from the coding sequence ATGAAAGAAGAACCGGCTATTTCTGGATATCGCAACGTTGTGGGCGGCGTGGATACCCATAAGGACGTGCATGTTGCAGCTGTCGTTGACGAACACGATCGTCTGCTCGGCAGTGAATGCTTCCCTACCACGCGGCATGGCTACAAACAGATGCTGCTCTGGATGCGCTCATTCGGAGAGCTTGCCCGGGTTGGCGTCGAATGCACCGGCTCCTACGGAGCGGGCTTGCTTCGCTACCTTCAACTGGCCCACGTAACGGTGCTTGAGGTCACGGCACCCGACAGGAGCGACCGGCGCAAACGCGGCAAGGACGACACGCTGGACGCTTGCAACGCGGCGCATGCTGCCTTTGCTGGTGTGCGTACAGTCACGCCCAAGACACGCGACGGCATGATTGAATCGCTGCGCGTTCTGAAAGTCTGCCGGAAGACCGCCATCTCCGCGAGGCGCGTTGCATTGCAACTAATTCACAGTACCATCATCAGCGCGCCTGACGAGTTACGCGAATCGCTGCGCAAGATGACACGGATGCAGCTTATTCGAACATTGGCCGCGTGGCGTCCCGATCTGTCTGACTATCGGAGCCTGATCTCTGCCAACCGGATTGCATTAAAATCACTGGGGCGTCGGTATCTCGAGTTGCACGACGAGATCGCCGACCTCGATGTCATGATCGCGGCTCTGGTCGATGAACTCGCCCCCGATCTGGTCTCCCGGTATTCAATTGGCTATGAGTCCGCTTCGCAACTGCTACTGACCGCTGGCGACAACAGCGACCGGCTTCAGTCAGAGGCCAGCTTCGCCGCCCTCTGTGGAGTGAGTCCCGTCCCGGCGTCTTCTGGCAAGGTGACACGACATCGACTGAATCGCGGTGGAGATCGCGCGGCCAACAGCGCCCTGCACATTATCGCCATCGGTCGATTGCGAACCGACGATCGCACAAAAGCCTATGTCGCCAAACGCGTCAGCGAGGGCCACTCAAAGCTTGAAGCGATTCGATGCCTCAAGCGCTATATCGCACGAGAGGTCTTCTACGCCATCCGGCAACGTTACCGCCAGATCGCGCAGACCCAATTTACCTCTTGA
- a CDS encoding DDE-type integrase/transposase/recombinase: MTSSEQRKVLIGLITEATRAGARQARACVILGLSARTVQRWQRGEPDAVDRRTLRHHEPRHKLSAEERAELLAVANSAELGHLPPSQIVPRLADQQRYIASESTFYRVLKAEKQLAHRRSERPAQAHSKPRAVCARAPNQLYSWDITYLPSTVRGQYFYLYLFLDVFSRKIVGWQVYAQESSALASEVLKDLCAREAIPPDQVILHSDSKNTGIRCFRASRGFQ, translated from the coding sequence ATGACGTCGTCTGAGCAGCGCAAAGTATTGATTGGTCTGATCACCGAGGCGACTCGGGCCGGGGCTCGCCAAGCACGCGCGTGCGTCATTCTGGGGCTCAGTGCCCGCACCGTTCAGCGCTGGCAGCGCGGCGAACCTGACGCAGTGGACCGGCGCACATTACGACACCACGAGCCGCGCCATAAGCTTAGCGCCGAGGAGCGCGCCGAGCTTCTGGCGGTGGCGAACTCGGCCGAATTGGGTCATCTGCCGCCCAGCCAGATCGTGCCGCGCTTGGCAGATCAGCAACGCTATATTGCCTCGGAATCGACTTTCTACCGGGTCCTGAAGGCCGAGAAGCAACTCGCCCACCGGCGCAGCGAACGGCCGGCCCAGGCCCATAGCAAGCCCCGTGCGGTGTGCGCGCGTGCGCCGAACCAGTTGTACAGCTGGGACATCACCTATCTGCCGAGCACGGTTCGCGGGCAGTATTTTTATCTGTACCTGTTTCTGGACGTGTTCAGCCGAAAGATCGTTGGTTGGCAGGTCTATGCGCAGGAAAGCAGCGCACTGGCCAGTGAAGTGCTCAAGGACCTGTGTGCGCGCGAAGCGATACCACCCGACCAGGTGATTCTGCATTCGGATAGTAAGAATACGGGTATCAGATGTTTCCGGGCTTCTCGCGGCTTTCAATGA
- a CDS encoding transposase encodes MKQTYSVEFKEQALSKVLRRGSRTVGAVADELNVNVLTLRKWMRGAAAANRSSGSAHAKRPEDWSLEERLMALQESHGLVDEALHGWCRERGLFAHHLAQWRAQFCAAGRNGDSRRESAQEVRVLKQANVELQRELKRKEKALAEAAALLVLQKKYRALLGDEAE; translated from the coding sequence GTGAAACAAACGTATTCTGTCGAGTTCAAGGAGCAAGCGCTGTCGAAGGTCCTGCGGCGTGGGAGCCGCACGGTTGGCGCGGTGGCCGACGAATTGAACGTGAACGTACTGACATTGAGGAAATGGATGAGAGGCGCCGCTGCCGCGAATCGGAGCTCGGGCTCTGCACACGCAAAACGACCGGAAGATTGGTCGCTGGAGGAACGGCTAATGGCCTTGCAGGAGAGCCATGGTCTGGTCGACGAAGCCTTGCATGGCTGGTGCCGGGAGCGCGGCTTGTTTGCGCATCATCTCGCGCAGTGGCGAGCGCAGTTCTGTGCCGCGGGCAGAAACGGTGATAGCCGGCGCGAAAGCGCCCAAGAGGTGCGGGTTCTGAAGCAGGCCAATGTTGAACTGCAGCGCGAGTTGAAGCGCAAGGAGAAGGCGCTGGCTGAGGCTGCGGCGCTACTGGTGCTGCAAAAAAAGTACCGTGCGCTGCTCGGGGACGAGGCCGAATGA